A single genomic interval of Lacrimispora sphenoides JCM 1415 harbors:
- a CDS encoding N-acetylmuramoyl-L-alanine amidase family protein yields the protein MQYRKKMTALLIAGLVGTSTLIPAGTAWGATGWVSEGSQWKYIDQDGSTHKGWVKTSDGTFYFLDLSTGFMATGWKQINGNWYYFHSNGAMATKWIQNGGKYYYLMDDTGVLVKGWLKIGNDYYYMKGDGSMSTGWREMDGGWYYFKENGKCTIGWGQIGSDWFYFGSDGKMVTGWKQIDNAYYYLNVDTKSVLGRMMTGWLSDGTNKYYMDTSSGKMAHGWLQIDGSYYYFNDSGHMMTGWVQLSGVYYYLDPSTGKMAANTTLTIDGTSYTFGSNGAYQGNASGSPSGSTGGNTPGGSSTGSSNAPGGSASTPSGSGGPGGSSSSDSNSLSGAPGSSSNDTPGGSSNSSSNGVYQLSPGLTSGPG from the coding sequence ATGCAATACAGAAAGAAAATGACAGCACTGCTTATAGCAGGGCTTGTAGGAACCTCTACTCTGATACCGGCAGGCACGGCCTGGGGGGCCACCGGCTGGGTTTCAGAAGGCTCCCAGTGGAAGTACATAGACCAGGATGGTTCCACTCATAAAGGCTGGGTAAAAACATCTGACGGAACCTTTTATTTTCTTGATCTCTCCACAGGCTTTATGGCTACTGGTTGGAAACAGATCAACGGTAACTGGTACTATTTTCATTCCAACGGCGCCATGGCTACCAAATGGATACAGAATGGCGGTAAATACTATTACCTAATGGATGATACAGGTGTCCTTGTTAAGGGCTGGTTAAAAATAGGCAATGACTACTACTATATGAAGGGCGACGGATCCATGTCCACCGGTTGGCGTGAAATGGACGGCGGCTGGTATTATTTCAAAGAAAACGGAAAATGCACCATTGGATGGGGGCAGATTGGAAGCGACTGGTTTTATTTTGGTTCTGACGGCAAGATGGTAACCGGCTGGAAACAGATTGATAATGCCTACTACTATCTGAATGTTGATACCAAGTCTGTGTTGGGACGTATGATGACCGGCTGGCTCAGTGATGGAACCAACAAGTATTACATGGATACCAGCAGCGGAAAGATGGCCCACGGCTGGCTGCAGATTGATGGTTCCTATTATTATTTTAATGATTCAGGTCATATGATGACCGGCTGGGTACAGCTTTCCGGTGTTTATTATTATCTTGATCCATCTACCGGTAAGATGGCAGCAAACACTACCCTTACCATTGACGGAACAAGTTACACCTTTGGTTCCAATGGAGCTTACCAGGGGAATGCTTCCGGTTCCCCTTCTGGCTCAACTGGCGGAAACACCCCCGGAGGCTCATCAACAGGCTCCTCCAATGCGCCAGGCGGATCTGCCTCGACTCCATCAGGCTCCGGCGGGCCGGGAGGAAGCTCCTCTTCCGACAGCAATTCCTTAAGCGGAGCACCGGGAAGCTCTTCTAACGATACTCCTGGCGGTTCCTCCAATTCTTCAAGTAATGGCGTATATCAGCTATCACCAGGGCTTACGTCAGGCCCCGGCTGA